The DNA sequence gagacagggtttcaccatgttggccaggctggtctcaaactcctgggctcaagtgatccgcccgcttcggcctttcaaagttctgggattacaggtgtgagccaccatgcctggcttgttgGTTGATTTGTAATAAGGCTTTTCTTCTCTCAAAAATCTGATGCCATAGTATTGGCTCTGTGTGCATCAGGCAGCAAGCTGTTTTGCTCAGTAACACTGATGTAACTTATTGAAAATGCAGGAGGCAGGTGTGCAGAGGTGATGTATTTTGGATGTATGATGTTTTAACTGCCTGAACACTGAGATAGGCAGTTGGATCTGGGGCTCTGGAGCTCCGCAGAGAGCTCTGGGTTAATAAGAGTCTATAGTAGTGGATAGGTGGTGATAGTGAGTGGGATCACGTGGCCCTGAGAAGCCCACGATGGCTAAGGAGCATCAAAGGAGAAAGACgtgaaggaaaagacagaaaatgaatgGTCAGAGATGCTGCAGAAGAACCAGGAGGGCGATGTCATGCAGTCCAGGGGaagacaggttttttttgttattttgagacagggtctggctccattgcccaggctggagtgcagtggtgttatctcagctcactacaacctctgccttcctggttcaagcgattcttctgcctcagcctcctgagtagctgggatgacaaactcctgccaccatgcccagctaatttttatatttttggtagagacggggtttcaccatattggccaggctggtctcaaactcctgatctcgtatgatccatctgccttgacctcccaaaggctcACACACTTACACGGCACCCAGCCCAAGACAGAATTTTGAAAAGGAGTTGTCAGCATTAATTGACTGGTCACTAAGGGTTTCCTTGGTCTGGTACTTGGTCACGTCTTCTCTTATAGCCATCCTGAGGTTTATGTAATAGTGTATAcatttgttcaaaaaaaaaaaaaaaaaaagaaactgggcacggtggctcatgcctgtaatcccagcactttgggaggccgagacaggcagatcacctgaggtcaggagttcaagaccagcctggccaacatggtgaaaccctgtctctactaaaagtacaaaaaattagccaggcatggtggcgggtgcctgtaatcccagctactctggaggctgaggcaggagaatcgcttgaacctgggaggcggaggttgtggtgagccgaaaccgcaccactatactccagcctgggcaacagagtgagactccatctccaaaaaaaaaaaaaaaagaagtggaagcTCAGTTTTGTTGAGTAAGTCAACCATGGTAAAAGGAGATTACCATCTCCTTTTCTTTGATGCTGGGGTTCATCCTGTCAGGCTGCACTGTCTCAGTGTTGGAAGCCAAGCCCAGGTTTAACTGGTTAAGGAGTGAATAGCAGGTGAGGAAAAGGAGACAGGAATGGGAGGGGTGAGAGGAGAACAGTAAAGCAGATTATTTGGAGAGCAGAAAGCTAAGGGAACAAATAAAAGGTGGTGGTGTTTGTTTTAGGATGAAGGTGATAGGaacatttgctcattcattcagcaaacattcatATCGAACACTTACTTCTGGGCTCTGAGGAGCTATAGTGgtaaatgggccaggcgcagtggctcacgcctgtaatcccagcattttgggaggccgaagggggaggattgcttaagcccagaagttcaagaccagtctaggcaacatagtgagactctcattgctacaaaaaaaagaaaaattagttgggcgtagtggtgtgcactgtagtcccagctactcaggaggctgaggtgggagaatcacttgaacccaggagttcaaggctccagtgagctatgattgtgacactgcactctagcctgggcagagagcaagactctgcttcaaacaaacacaaaaagactCATTTCTACCAGCAACTGAACTTGGGCAAGTGGCTTAATCTCTctaagcctgtttcctcatctgagaaTGAGAATAATGCTCagcagggctgctgtgaagaaGAAATGGAATGATGCCTTTCAGGGCATCTGCCCAGCTCCGAGCCCATGATAGCTCCTGTCTCTGGGCTTTAACTCCTGACTCCTGGAGGTTCTGACTCTGCAGAGGGCCCCTGCAGCTGCCTTTGCACCGTATAGCTCTgcttcctgccactgcactgccaGGAAATAATCGATAGCAGAGAATCTGGCACAAGCTTCTGATCCTGCCTGCATTGCCCAGGTTGCCAAAGCATAACATAAAATGATAACATGGTAGAAACTACATTGCCTTCTGTCTTGCCGGGTACTGTTTCCACGTGACGCGTGATATCCCAGCATTAAGAAACGTTCTCCTGTTTTCAGTAGCATGCATGTGtgctgcttgtgtgtgtgtgtttgtgtccatGCACAGTacggggaggcagagcttcctGTCAGAAAGGGCAGTGCAGAGAAGCTGAGCCCAGCTCTTTCTCTGGTGCCCTGTGACCTCAGGAACCAGATACTCATGTCAGTGTCATAAGGGCCAGAGAGTTGAGGCATCAGAAAGACCGGGTCAGACCCCACACGCCCCCAGCGAGGTCGGGTTCCTTCTGCCACCGTGTTTGTGGAAGCAGTGAGATGCTTTCAGCTCTGAGGACTGCGTCATATCTAAGGACAAACCTGAGTTCTGGGCCTCAGGGGGATTGCTCCTCAGAGACGGCTGAAGATCTTGAGTGGACGGGGCCTAGCTGTGGGCTCAGGAGAGCTGAACCCATgaaggaggcaggggtgggggctggggtggaatgTAGGGGCGAGTCTGCACTCAGGCCCCCTGTTCAGGTGCCAGACTTCTCCAGGCAGGACTTGCTGGAGCATAACACCCCCCATGGCTTCCCcagccctcccccagccccagcccctatGAGCCACCTCGGCGGCCTGCTGCTTTGAGCCACTCTAGAGCCTTAACTTTGTGACTCCTCCAAAGGGAAGGAGGAACCCGCCCCGCTCCCACATAGCGTCCCTGGTCTAAGGACATGCAAGTCAGAGGTGTGTGGCTGGGGGCGCAGCCAGGTTCAAGGGCACCAGGctttctcccctttccctcctctgGGGATTCCAGTTGGGATGAGAGGGCTGTCCACAGTCACACTACACAGACTCAATAGCAGATCAACCCttgaatttgtttttgaaaaaataaaaacctccgTGGATCTTTCTTTCCCTGAAAACATGGCCTCTAAAAAACTGTAGTTCCCGTGCTTTTGTaagataaaatttcagaaaaatcttTCCACACAAATAGCTTTTATTTGTGAAAATGCTGGATCTTTGCTGGCTCGATAGCCATTTCTGACCCTGATAGAAACAGTCGCGTCAATGGTTGGGAACTGGGAGAGGCTTGAGGAGCACCTCAGCGCCCGCCCTGCTCAGTCCCATCCCCACGGCTGTCCCGTTCTCCCTGGGGCCCGTTGGCCTCCCTGGGTCTGTCTGTGTCTCCCTAATCATACATCTTGGGCATGTCTGCCTGTCCACACTCTGCCCATTCACGTGGTGACTCTCACCTCTCTGTGTCCTCAGCAGATGTCCACTGGAGCCCTGGGACAAACAAGAGTCCTTGTGTCTGTCCTTCTGTCAGGGAGCTTTGCTGTCCACGCAGGTTGTTGGGCCTGGGGCTCCCACAGGGTCCACAAGCCAGGTTGGGCAGGAGCCTCCTTTTTCTAGAGGCAGGTGCTACTGGCCTAGTCAGGGACACAGGTCTATCTGAGATAGTCTGAAGGCAACAGACAAGAAGTGCCAAGTGGGGTCCTGAAGCACAGGCCAGTCCCTTCAGGACATGTTGCCAAAGACTCCACTTCCCAGGGAAAAAGACCGAGTGCTAAACTGCCAGGCCGGGTGCTGAAGGGTGGAGGAGGGCGATGTCAGACCCCAAGGGTGCTGGCTCCTGTGTCCATTCACAGTCCCCCTCTCAAGCTTTACGCCAGGCTGTAGCTGGTCCTCCTGtgggaaaggaaggaagccaAGGAGAAGGATGGAAGTGGTGTGGGCCCTCCCCTCTGTCCTGCCGCAGAAACCCGCGGAAGGTTTGGTGGCTGCTCCTTGTCTTCCCAACAACTCCTCTTCAATTCCTCCCCTCCCAAGTCCTGTAAATAAGCTACAACCCTGGTTCTCCAGGTGCCATCAAGCAGTTCCCCATCCGCCTGGCCTTCCCTGACTGGGAAGTGTGCCCTTGGTATCTCTCTGTTGCAGAGCCCAAGGCCGTCACCCTGGGCAGGGAGTGGCTGATGATGGGATCACCCACTGCCTGTCCTGCGTGGGCCTGCATGATGTGTGCATGCTTGAGGACTTTATGTGGGTGAACATTGGGTGCTCATGCACATCTgctgggccagatgtggtgatgctGCAGCAGTGATTCCTTAGTACCTGCTTAGCCTCAGGCTCTGTGCTGGGCTCTTGGGAtgcaaaaaggaataaaacagcCAGCCCCAGCCTTCAGGGTTCCCATAGCCTCCCCAGAAGATCAGACAGTGAGTAGATCCTCCCCATCAGTGGGGTCGGTGTTCTGGTAGGGGAAGGACCAGGTCAGAGACCTGCTCAGCATTGCCCGTGGGAGGCAAGAGCCAAAGACTCCCAGGCTTCCACCCCAGGGGGAACCATGATGCCATTCACCAAGACAGGGACACAGAAGGAGGAGCCAGCTGGGGGGACAAGATCAGTTCCGTTGAGGTTCATCGAGACTGAGTGCCACGCTTGTGGGCTACTAGGTGGAAATGTACGCATGCCAGCGATATGCGGCTCTGGAAGTTGAGGGAAGCTCAGGCTGGAGGGGCAGCTCTAGCAGTCACCAGGCACAAGGGGTGCCTGAGTTGGGTCAGGCTAGCAGATGAGATACTGAGGGGGCTTTGGAGAGCAAAACCAATAGAAGGTCAAGGAGGGAACCCTCACATACCACAGTCTACCAGGTGATCAAAGGAAGAAGACTGAGAAGGGGTGGCCAGGGTAAGAGAAGAAAATCCAGGAGAAAAGGGTGACCCTGAGCTAAGGAAAGAGTGTCCCAGAGGCAGGACTGTGTGACAGCAGGGACGTCTGCAGACTGGTGTTAGTCATTCCCCCAGCAGCGCACACTGTGCCTCCCTGGGTGCAGGGGACGTGCGGGGCTTACCTCCGAAGGCTCAGCCGGCTGGAGGCGTCCTGACTGGGCGTCTTTGGAGTGGAGCCGACCATGAGGATGCAGAGCCCAGCAAGGATCATGCAAGTGGGCACGGCACCGATGAGGACCTTGAGGGTGACCACTACCTCCTCTGCCTGCTTGCAGGCCCCTGCCTTGTACCCCGAGAACCTGGAGAAACATCACCCAGCCATTAGGGCAGGGCCTGCTAAGCCTGGCACCCTGAGTGGAGGGGCCCCAGATACCTCACCCCATCCCCTCCTGAAACGTGGACTTCATTTCCTGGCCAGATCAGGAGAGGAGTGTCAAGGGGACAGACAGGCTGACCTGGGAGAGTTTAGAGAAAACGGAGAATGGGGGAGCTGGCCCTCTCAGTCTCATGCGCAGAGAAACATGGGGAAATGgttccccacactctccaaagaGCAGCGCTTAGCCCTCAGGCTCATGGGTGCCCCGAGCTTGGTAGGTGGGGGGCTTTGCCCTCTTCCCGCCCACTGGTCCTTGGTGCCTCTGCTGTATCCTGACCCTGGGACTCACTCCAGACTGAGGGTGGAGATGCCCAGGGCACATGCACCAGACAGCTTGGTGAAGAAGACGTAGGAGGAGTAGAAGATGGTCTCCAGGCCTGGCCCGTGATGGTGCTGCAGCTGAAAGTCATCCACCACGTCTGGCAGCATGGACCTGTGGCAGGGGCATCAAGTTAGCCCTCCTAGCCCGTTGGCCACCAGCAGCCTGTGAACTCTCTGGCgacagaggccaaggtggattcATCCCTGAGTTCTGTGCCCAGGACCAGACTGGCCACCAGAGAAGCAGATGGCCTGTGTGCTTGTACCCCCGCCGGCCCCTGCCGGGCCCCCCACCATTCCTACTGCCTGGTATCCTCTCAGGAGGGCTCTGAGGACAGAGCTGgtggcctccatctcctgcacAGGCTGAGTGCAGGGGACCTGGGACAGCAGGTTGACATGAAGGAGGCGACACCCACTGTGGACACACATGaggcccccacacccagcctaccAGGGTAGCAGCAAGGACACAGCAATGCTCACGCCAGATACAAAGGCCACGACATAAGCCACAGGTGCTGTGGGCACAGCAGCCAGCAAGATCGCAAAGGGCACCATCGCCTGGGGAGACACACACACCAGCTGTCCCGCCACCTGCTACTTCGCGGGGCCTGCTCCTTCACACACGGCTTTTGACTGATGACCCCCGTGCCTCGCCCTGTGCTAGGCCTTGAAGACTCAAGGGAACACAGATCCACCCCGGCTCAGGTACCACGGTCACCTCCCTCGCCTCTCCCCTCCAGCCACTCCCAACCCTTAATTCCTGCGTCACTCACAGAGATCCCGAAGGCTGACGTCttcttcccaaagcgctggagaACCCACTCCCACAGCGGGGTGCTCAGCACGGCTGAGACCTGTGAGCAGACAGTGTCATCACGCCAGGGCTGTGCTGCCAGCGCCTTCACCCGGGACCTCAAGGCCTTGGCTTTTAGATGGGATGCCTGGCCTTGGCCTTGCACCCGATTCAAACCAGTGGCTATGAACATTGTAATCCTGGCCCCAATTCTACCCTCTGCTGGAATGCGGGTGACCAAGACCAAAGCAAAGTCCAAAATGTGGACCACCAGAACTCTGGCCACACATGTCCCCAACTCAGGGCCCCAAGTGACCTAGCCTCCACCACCCCAGGTCCCCTCACCAGGACGGTTAGCACCAGGCCCTGGACGTGGTCGTGTAGCTGGGAGGCATGTGTACAGAACAGGACCAGGTAGCTCTGCTCCACCTGAGGAGATGGACAGGAAGTGGGTATGTGCAGGGCATGGCAGGAGCTCAGAAGTCAAGGGCAAGGACAGGGTCTCGAGTCTGGCCTCTCCATTGGGACTTTGACTTGCTGCTACCATCATACAGTCCCTTCCCCCACAAAGGACACTTGTCGCCAACACAGAGATAAACACCACTCCTAGGCCACCCTCATCACCTGCACAGCTGTGATCAGGTGGACTTGACTACGCTTCCGGTAATGTGAGAGGAAATCACCCGGACACTGTCAGCCTCCTAGTGTCCAGGCCCTGGCCCTCCAGTCCACATGCCCTACCGGGATCTCCCTCCCAGCACCAGCCCCTCTGAGCCATGTGCCAGCCATAGGTTTCTCCCTGTAAAACTCAAGCTGAGACTGCACCCTGAACCTAGCAAGGTCTGCATGGCCAGCGCCAAGCCTGTTGGGGGCAGCTGGCCAGAGGTACCTGAACAGCAGCAGAGATGAACAGGAAGGAGATCACCAGCTTCAGGTAGGGCGGGTGCCGGGTAGTGAGGCCCAGCCCAGCCAGGAAACTCAAGCCTGGGCCTGAGGCTGGGGTGGAGGGGTCTGCAATGCAGGAGGGTGGCACCTTGGCTTCGCAGAGTTCAAAACCAAAACCCACCCCCGAGCAGAGCCCTGTCCCCAGCTTCTGCTTCCCTCCTCACCACACCCCATACCTGGCCGCTCCTTCACCCCTAGGCACAGTAAACTGCTGCACACGGGGTAAGTCACCGCAACCACGGCGGCCGCAATGTAGTAGAGACGGGCCTGTGGGACAGGACAGGACTGGGGTGGGTGATGTCTTCAACCCCTGGAGGTGGTGACACCTGAGGGGCGGGGCAGGACTGCCTCCCAAATGGAGAGGAGGGAGGCACAGCCCAAGCCCAGGACATTGGGTCCCCACCTCCCAATCACCCCACAGGACAGCACACTCTCCGGGCCCGGGCTGCTCCTTCCACGTACCCCCTGCTGACCCTGTGTTCCCTGCATGGCAAAGAGGACACTGATGCCCCAGGAGCCAGAGTGCTCCCTCCCACATTCTATGAAGCAAACATGGACTGCTGCTGCCTTCTGCATGCTAGGCCCCGAGGCTCCAGTGATGAATAAGTGAGCCCTGTCCATCCACAGGGCTCAGTGTGGGGAGGAAGACAGATCCAGGAGCAGGCGGTTACAGCATGGTGAGATACATGGTAACTCAGATTAACGGAGGAAGCAGGGCCGGGcctggtgactcatgcttgtcatcccagcactttgggaggccaaggtgggtggattatttgaggtcaggagttccagaccagcctggccaacatagaccccatctctactaaaaatacaaacatttagctgggcgtggtggtgggtgcctgtcatcgtagctactcaggatgctgaggcaagagaatcacttgaactggggaggcagaggttgcagtgagccgagatcacaccactgcactccagcctgagcaacagagcgagactctcgtctcaaaaaaaaaaaaaaaaaaaaatgattaatataGGAAGCagggccgggaatggtggctcatgcctgtcattccagctctttgggaggctgaggcaggtggatcccttgagcccaggagttcaagatcagcctgggcaacatggtgaaaccctgtatctaccaaagaaaatacaacaattacccaggtgtggtggtgtgcacctgcagtcccagctactagggaggctgaggcgggagaatcgcttgagtctgggaggttggggttgcagtgagctgtgattgcaccattgcactccagcctgggtagcagagtaagaccctgcctctgtATATATAGGAAGCAGGACAGTGCTACCTGTCATTCAGGGAAGAATACGTGTGCATTAAAATGCCTATAAACACATGCACAAGAGCGACAGCCAGAGCGAGTTCGGGAGAGGCTGCCTCTGGggagaggagcagagagaggGGGCGGGGCAGGGCGCTTGTCCTGTGCAGCCACCCTGGGCCTCATGTGCTGAAGAGCATTGCCCCTGGGGTTCAATGCTCTGCTGTTACtgtcttgagatttttttttttttttttgagacaagagtctcttTCTATCGCCTAGGCAGatcgcagtggcgcaatctcagctcactgcaacgtctacctcctgggttcacgcgattattctgcctcagcctcccgagtagctgggattacaggcgcacaccaccacgcccagctaattttttgtgtatttttagtagagactggatttcactatgttggccagaatggtctggaactcctgacctcgtgatccgccctcctcagcctcccaaagtgctgggattacaggcgtgagccaccactgtgatcccagcagtggctcacgcctgtaatcatgaGGATCTACCTTTCTAACAAGGTCCCAGGagttgatgctgctggtccagggaccacactaaGATCTGTGCCTCTCTGCCTTTGTATAAatctgaaatattaaaaacaagcacaggccaggtgtgggggctcacgcctgtaatcctagcactttgggaggccgaggtgggcggatcacctgaggtcaggagttcgaaacccagcctggccaaagtggcaaaaacccatctctactaaaaatacaaaaattagccaggtgtggtggcgggcgcctttagtcccagctactcaggaggctaaggcaggagaatggcctgaacccgggaggtggaggttgcagtgagccgagattgcgcccctgcactccagcctgggcaacagataagattccgtctcaaaaaaaaaaaaaaaaaagcacaaaaggcCAAGACAGCAGGGTACAGGGCACACAGAGGGGAGGCCTACATGAAGGCTGTGGAGGGTGGCCCATGCCCAGTCCTGAAAGTGAGGGCCACCCATGCTCAAACTCCTTTCAAAGGGCACCTGACCACACAGGGGAGGTGGCGGGAGGCAGGGATGCGTgtaggaggcggaggcagcagttgTGGGGTAGGGAGGGAGCTGGTGGCACGGGCCAGGGCATGGCAGTGGGGTACAAGATGGCTGGATGCATCCCAGAAGACTTTTGGCCTAAAAAATGGGCAGGATTCAGTCATAGGTTGGAGGGTtgagagaggggagaagaggacAGTGCTGGAGGATGATAATGTCATTACTTGAGGAAAGAGGGGGAAGTAGAAAAAGAGAAGGTAAATGTGGTGGATAAAATAGAGGTGTATCTGCTCAATGCTCGAGGGACCTGCtgtgaaagggaaggaaggggcttCCCCCTCTCCACCATTTCACACTGGGGGTTGGGGGCTCCCCCCggtcagggctggggcagggagcaCGGGTCATAGGCTTTGGCTCCAGGAGGACACCAGACCCCTCTGCTGCCCCTCCCCTAGCCTGCCCTGCAGCTTTCCCCACCCTCCCCCCACCTCTGGGGCTGGCCTCCTCCACTGCAGGTGGCCCAGGTGGCCAGGCCAGTGTCTGTTCTATTTTACGTCTAGAAggaacccaggaggaggcaggTTAGCAGAGGACATTAGATTTGGGGGCCATCTGCTCAACTGGAGGAGCAGGGAAGGAATGAGGGGGGGCAGTGAGTCCCCTAAAAGACAGCAAAGCGGTGTGGGCAGGAGAACCAGTCCTAGAGGAAGGAGGTGACCTTGCAGAGGGGACCCCAGGTTGGGGGCCATCCAGTGCACTTACCGCATTGGGGGAGACGGTGACTGGCCCCGGGGTCACAGTGGCCTCGCACCTGTGGTGTTTGTGGGCGCCAGACACGATGAGCCCATGGACAGTGGCCCCCATCAGTGTTCCTGCCATCTCCACAGTCATCCCTGGAGACAGAGCGCTGCTTACGGTGACTGAGAGGGAGTAGGGTCCCAGGGGCAGTTCCCTCCCCGGAACCCGAAACCCATGGCTGCACTTACGGTAGGCAGTGGCCGAGTCGCGCTCCCTTGGGCAGGGGGTCAGCAGCATGGTGAGCGCTGTGTAGGGTACCTGGAAGAACTGGGGTGCCTGCAGAGCTTAGAATCGCCCCCAGCTTTGCCTGGTGACAGCTGGCAACCTCCCCAATCCTGGGTGTCACATCCCGGCACCCACAGGCCAACCCGACATATCCCAGCTGGCCACCTGAAGTCGGAGCTAGGGGCCCAAAGGCAGGAGGGGGCAGCCAGCCCCGCGCAAGGCCAGCGAGAGCCAATGGCATGGTCCAGGCACAGGCGGGTGGGGAGGGCAGTGACCCTGCCCCCACAGCACACTTCAGAGTGGCCACGGCAAGCAATGGGCTTCGCCAGAGCACAGGCCCAGGAAGGGGCCCTGCTTACCGTGGCCAGGCCCTGGAACAGGCAGTAGAAGGTGGTGTACCAGAGGCCTCGCAGGCTGGTGAAGGGGGGCAGGAACCACAGGAAGAAGTAGGCCAGGGCGATGAAGGGGGTGCAGCCCAGCACCCTGCGGAAGCACAGCCAAGGTGAAGTGGTCCCTGGACCAGGACAGGGGGACACGAAGGGCCCAGCCTGGAGGAACCTCACCCCTTCTCGGCCCCTTGAGAATCTCTAGGCTGAGGCTCCCTGGGTGGGAGCCAAGAGCAGGGGAGAAGTGGCCGATGGGCCAGGCAGGCAGTGGGCGGCCACTCCTCGTGGGAGCTCCGGCTGCACACTCGGTGCCGCTGGTGGCACTCCCTGTGTGGACACTGGGACACTGAGTTGTACTTCCTCCGTGAGGCCTCGCGTGGGCTCCATCCCACCCTTCCCACACTCAGAGCCCCAGGCCAGGCCTGGGAGTCTTGGAGGCTTCATCCAGCCCCATTCCATCTGGGGAGGGAGAGTCCCCATGAGTGTCTCTGAACTCCTTATCACTCATAGTCGGTCCCCAGTGCAACTGCGACATTATCCGGGCTTGTTTCCTAACCACCCAGCAGGTTTCTGCTAGAAAAAGGACTGTGACAAACAGCGACCAGAGGGCCAGGACCAGGTGCCTGGATCCTAAGGACTGAGCGGTTGCTCACCAAGGCATGAGCCGTCCAGACCCCGTCCTCTGGCTCCTGTTGATGAAGAACCCAGCCACAGGGTCAGCAGCTGCCCCAGACACTTTTCCCCCAAACAGAACAAGTGACACCTGGGCGGCAGGGATCTGAAACAGACAGGGGAGGGGATAAAGAGCTGAGGCCCGGCAGCAGCCGAGAGCCCATCCAGGCCTGCCTGCCATCAGGAGGGGGGCCTGGGAACCAGGACTGGCTGGGGCAGAGCCGCAGTGTCAGGGGCTCCTCAGCCTTCCCCAGGACGCTGATCCCCGGGGAGGGAGCTGAATGCTGCCGCCCCGCACACTCCGCCACTGCGGAGAGGACTCCAGGGCCCTCATCTGGGGCTGGCTCAGAGCAAGGAGGGTGCCTCTGGGCTGACAGAGGTGGACACTGTGTTTCACAATGGAAAGGATTCATTGTTTTTTCTGACTATGTAAATAATACACTAATTAGAAAAACATTCA is a window from the Macaca mulatta isolate MMU2019108-1 chromosome 13, T2T-MMU8v2.0, whole genome shotgun sequence genome containing:
- the MFSD2B gene encoding sphingosine-1-phosphate transporter MFSD2B, yielding MAAPPAPATEGSPQPEPHVREPGPGSARRGREDSRASRLSFCTKVCYGIGGVPNQIASSATAFYLQLFLLDIAQIPAAQVSLVLFGGKVSGAAADPVAGFFINRSQRTGSGRLMPWVLGCTPFIALAYFFLWFLPPFTSLRGLWYTTFYCLFQGLATFFQVPYTALTMLLTPCPRERDSATAYRMTVEMAGTLMGATVHGLIVSGAHKHHRCEATVTPGPVTVSPNAARLYYIAAAVVAVTYPVCSSLLCLGVKERPDPSTPASGPGLSFLAGLGLTTRHPPYLKLVISFLFISAAVQVEQSYLVLFCTHASQLHDHVQGLVLTVLVSAVLSTPLWEWVLQRFGKKTSAFGISAMVPFAILLAAVPTAPVAYVVAFVSGVSIAVSLLLPWSMLPDVVDDFQLQHHHGPGLETIFYSSYVFFTKLSGACALGISTLSLEFSGYKAGACKQAEEVVVTLKVLIGAVPTCMILAGLCILMVGSTPKTPSQDASSRLSLRRRTSYSLA